TAGAACCTAGTTATCACCAATCAAACTTTGCCACAAATAATACGTTGCATAGCTCCGCCACGGTGCCCATGCTTCTGCCAACTGTCGCACCTTATCCTCTTTAGGACGCTGGGACAGACCATACAGCTTTTGAACAGCATTTTGAACACCGATGTCCGCCGCAGGCAGCACGTCCGGCTTTCCCATGCCGAAGAGAAGGAAGCATTCCACCGTCCATCGTCCGATTCCACGAAGAGCTGTTAATTCCTCCAAAATCTGTTGGTCCGACATATGCCACAAGCGTTCAAGGTCAATCTTCCCGCTGACAATCGTTCGGGCAAAATCTATGACATACTCGGCTTTTCGCTGGCTGAATGACTGTGCCCGAAGCTGTTCATACGACCAACTGGCGACCTGTTCCGCGGAAGGGAAAACTGGCAAAAAGCCGTTATTCCAATTCATAGTCTCCTCACCCAGATCCACCAGCCGTTCGACCAAGGTTGCGGCAAATTGGACATTGAGCTGCTGTCCGATAATCACCTTGACCATCGACTCAAAAAGGTTTATATCCTGGATCGGGCGTAATCCATACTGTCGTTCGATAAGGGACGCCCACCTTGGATCTTGAGACATCGTTGCATAAAAATCTGTCAGATCCTGCTCGATGGAAAACATCCTTCGAGTACGATTCCGAATTTCTACCCGTTCCTGTTCCGACAAATCATCCGGATAGGACAGACTGAGTACCGGAACGTCAACAGTGCCTCCTCCGGAAACCGTTATAGGGACGACTTTAGCTTTTAACCTCAGGGCCCTTGTATAGGATGCCGCCTCCAGATCAATCACAGTCACCTTTGAGGGACGTGACAGAGGCCGTTGCAGCATCCTCTGAAAGTCGAAGGGTGCAGCAGGAACCAAGTATTCAACCATGACTATTTCCCCTTTCCAAATCGACCTGGTGCTGTTTAACCGCTTTATTCGTCTAAACCTTTAGTTTTCCCATTTTAACAACCCGGCCCACCACTTTATGTTTGGCGTTTTGTACGAATTTCAGAAATTTTTTTAAGAACGAGTGTCGCTAATTAGCTTCAAGTTCAACTATTGCATGACTGGCTGGAATTTCGGTGAATTTGAAACCACCGAGAGTGGCACTCGTGCAATTCTGGTAACGACTTTCAGTGAGACAGTTGCCAACAACCCAAACCTAGACACCCAAGATACAACCTCTTTTTACCACCTTTTGAAAGACTTAGGCTTGCGTTTTCTTGCGGTCATATTTTCAAGCTGTGACAATGCAGGGGTACACGATGTATATTTGAATGGGTGGGTGATGATTGTGGACAAAGCACTCTGGAGAGCCATAATAAATTGTGACACGACCTTCGACGGCGAATACTACTACGCTGTAAAAACGACAGGCATCTTTTGCCGCCCTTCGTGCCGTTCCCGCACGCCGAGGCCTGAGAATGTACTCATATTCAACAGCGTGAATGAGGCAAAAGCAGCTGGCTTTAGACCATGCAAACGGTGCCGACCGGATGAAAGTCCGCTTGGACCTGATGCAACGCTTGTCGAACATGCCAAATCCATCATTGAGCTGCGGTATCACGAGCCACTTACACTTAATACACTAGCACAGAATCTGAAAATAAGCCCCTATCATCTACACCGGGTCTTCAAACGATTGACGGGGTTTACCTTGGCGGAATGTATCTTTCAGAGACGAATCCATGCAGCGGAAGAGGCATTACGAACCGAGCCATTCCGTACAGTCACGGAAATTGCTTTAGCAGTCGGGTTTCGAAGCTTATCTCATTTCTCGACTGTCTTTCGGAAGACATTGATGCAGAGTCCGAGCGACTATCGGACTCTGCACATGACGGGGCAAGAGCCTGCAAAGGAGGCAAAGCAATGACACCTTCACCGGTAAATATCTATTGGAGCTTGTACAAACATGACGAGTGGAGATTTTATCTGGCGGCAACAGATAGCGGACTGTGCTGCATGACTCTGCCCAATGAATCCTTTGAGACATTGGAACTGTGGGTAAAAAAACACATTGTCGGCGCAGTCATGCTGTACGATAAGAGCAAGCTGGAGCCATATGTCCGACAGCTCGCGGAGTATTTTGGTGGCAACCGTCGGGAATTCACCTGCCCACTGGATCTAAGAGGGACTCCATTTCAAGTTCGAGTCTGGCATGAATTGCTTCTGATTCCGTTTGGGAAAATCAAAAGCTATTCCGAAATCGCTGCGGGCATTGGCCATTCCACCGCTGTCAGAGCAGTGGGGGCCGCAAATGGGGCAAATCCGATTCCGATTGTCGTTCCCTGCCACCGAGTCATAGGCAAAGATGGTAGGCTCAACGGATATCGTGGCGGTATAGATATGAAGGCAGATTTGCTGGCGCTGGAAGGTCTTTGAGAACATACATATCGCACCGAATCATTTCAGAAGGTACATGATCGTCAAAGATATATCGATGTATTTGTGGATGAATCGTTTTTTCACGGAAGCCCTATAAATGGTAGATCGCTGTTGAATTAAGGCCTCTTTTTAACGGCAGATCACAAGGAACGATTGTTTTGTGTTCAAGTTGTCCAATTGGATATCGCAACACATCCATGCTTACCCCTCCATCTCCCTCTTCACTCTAGTACATATTGCACATTCCCACTCCAATCCTGTAAAAAACACCTCAAACCATCTCCACATATAGTCTGTGACCAACCGCCGCGAATTCACCGCTTATCGTACAAACGTATACGCCCGTTCCTCAGGAGGAAAATGTCTGCCATGAAAGGAAAAATGCTTTTCTCTGACGGGCACTGGTCAAACCACTCTATTTGTTTTCACTAGGCAAAATCCTTTGGTGAAAGAGATTTGATGAAGTCAGTCGTTGTCATAGCGTTTCCTTTTTTGTACGATTCCCGGCTGTCCTGAATCATTTGCTTAAGTTTTTTGTCCGATTCTACATCCCCAGCGATAGATTGAAAATCTTCTTCTTGAAGAACAATACCTGAATCCGTGAGGATTCAGGTAAATACTTTATCTATAGGAGAATAAGCTACTCTGTCTTGACTTGATTCCGATCAACATAAATATGCACAGTATAATCCAATTCATCCCCTTCATCGGTGACAAGTTGCATAAGGATACCTTCCTTTATATTGTTTGGGTGAATATCTTCATTTTTCACTGTAATTAATTGTAAGCCATTTCGTTTCGGCTGTGCAACAAGAATGAGTTGATTTCCTTTCGTAAGTACCTTTTTTACATCCGCTTGCATAACGACAATCAAGGTTTTTTCAAACACGTGGTTCTCTCTAAATGCTGCATTGTCATGAACTTTGACAAACTCTTCATCAATCCCCACATCATGCAGAAAATCATACATAATTGAACCGGTTTTATAACTGGCAAACAGCCTATGCAGAGAATAATGCAGGCGGTTTGGCACATAACTCCAACGTCCACCACCGACTGAACTATGCCAATACGATTTATACGCCGGTCTTTCCCAATTTGGGTCGTTACACCCGATTTGATATACGATTTTTTTTCCGTTTTTAATGATTTCAGGGATTGGATTCAATACTGTCGGATAAGGTGTTTGAGTGAATGATGTGACTTTTATGTCTATAGGATTTTTTGGTTCCAATCTTTTGATACGCTGTGATAACTGTTCATTCTCCTTTTGCAATTCTCTGATTTTATTTCCTGAATATTCTGAATTATTTTGAGCTGTTACAACAATTGGTGAACAGGTAAGAACAAAAATAGAGAAAACCATAACCAATACTTTTCTCATAGTATCACCTCTAGGTTATGGTTTCTCCCTTCCTCATTCACTATACTGATCCGCAAAACATCCCCATAGAATTGCGCCACACTTCCGCAAAAAAAGACGACAATTGAGTTGTCACTACCGTGCGTTTATTTATTGACCGGGTTTTGCGGTAGGTATCGATAAATAAACAGTCTGTAATATGTTTTCACCTACAGATTGATCCGTGACATCAAATTTCATTATGAATCCACCCCCGCCTGAACCTTGAAATGGTGGTTTAGGAACATGGAAAATTCCCTTAAATGTGCCATCTGCATTGACAGGAATCGTAGTCTTTGCGATTAAAACACCTTTTGCTAAATCCGCTGTACTCGAACCAGGTGTTTGAAATAGCAAAACACTTATATTCGAAACTTTGGACGATCTATGTATCGATCCTGATACTGGAATACTCTCTCCCGCTTGAAATGTTTGTCGCGGTTTCGGTGTGTCAATTGCAAGTACGGTATTGTTAGGTACAAGATTACCAAGCGACGATTTTGAAGGATCAGATGGTGGACCATTTCCTAATCCTGCATTTGAACTGCAACCAACAAGTAACATTCCCATTATTGAAGCGGCTGTCATAACCGATACCATTGATTTTTTCATTGTCAAGCCAC
Above is a window of Fodinisporobacter ferrooxydans DNA encoding:
- a CDS encoding bifunctional transcriptional activator/DNA repair enzyme AdaA is translated as MDKALWRAIINCDTTFDGEYYYAVKTTGIFCRPSCRSRTPRPENVLIFNSVNEAKAAGFRPCKRCRPDESPLGPDATLVEHAKSIIELRYHEPLTLNTLAQNLKISPYHLHRVFKRLTGFTLAECIFQRRIHAAEEALRTEPFRTVTEIALAVGFRSLSHFSTVFRKTLMQSPSDYRTLHMTGQEPAKEAKQ
- a CDS encoding DNA-3-methyladenine glycosylase family protein, with translation MVEYLVPAAPFDFQRMLQRPLSRPSKVTVIDLEAASYTRALRLKAKVVPITVSGGGTVDVPVLSLSYPDDLSEQERVEIRNRTRRMFSIEQDLTDFYATMSQDPRWASLIERQYGLRPIQDINLFESMVKVIIGQQLNVQFAATLVERLVDLGEETMNWNNGFLPVFPSAEQVASWSYEQLRAQSFSQRKAEYVIDFARTIVSGKIDLERLWHMSDQQILEELTALRGIGRWTVECFLLFGMGKPDVLPAADIGVQNAVQKLYGLSQRPKEDKVRQLAEAWAPWRSYATYYLWQSLIGDN
- a CDS encoding methylated-DNA--[protein]-cysteine S-methyltransferase, which gives rise to MTPSPVNIYWSLYKHDEWRFYLAATDSGLCCMTLPNESFETLELWVKKHIVGAVMLYDKSKLEPYVRQLAEYFGGNRREFTCPLDLRGTPFQVRVWHELLLIPFGKIKSYSEIAAGIGHSTAVRAVGAANGANPIPIVVPCHRVIGKDGRLNGYRGGIDMKADLLALEGL